A region of Candidatus Roizmanbacteria bacterium DNA encodes the following proteins:
- a CDS encoding O-antigen ligase family protein, producing the protein MNTLFTQIKSDRIRKYALYVFLFFLPVQLGTFFFLPISYIDGLRIDYLAPALYMTDLLVCMLIAVHWKTIRDEIIKYTQIKWLVFASLLIVLIQIDTAIQPVIALYRTAKVIEGLFLFFIFRKSEIPAPLLLKILFSAALTQLSIALYHVLTGHSVQGGAYFLGERSFSLSTPGIAKVAISGVEVLRGYGTFSHPNSLAGFYLLLYAFVLYAPKSAGIWKYLFLGICMMLIVLSFSKVAILGVLLLSAYYAIRNLQNCTVCTLSRVTVPLVLAIIIFGTQGDTESLQKRVWLTDSAVKIITSYPWTGAGLGNYLYAQSVFPIPYTYVFLQPVHNVFLLLIAEAGIPVFFFISYVFLRYIKVYFSNPQVHAVLFVLLLTGMFDHYWLTLQQNFLLLPVVFGLLRKHEHVVK; encoded by the coding sequence ATGAATACATTATTCACTCAGATAAAGTCAGATCGTATTAGAAAGTACGCTTTGTACGTTTTCTTGTTTTTTCTTCCTGTCCAGCTCGGTACTTTTTTCTTTCTCCCGATATCATACATTGACGGTCTCCGTATTGACTATCTGGCTCCGGCTTTATATATGACCGATCTCTTAGTCTGCATGCTCATTGCCGTACACTGGAAAACCATACGTGATGAGATAATAAAATATACACAAATCAAATGGTTGGTCTTTGCTTCTCTGTTAATTGTGCTTATTCAGATAGATACGGCAATACAGCCTGTCATCGCACTATATCGGACGGCAAAGGTAATTGAAGGACTTTTCTTGTTCTTCATTTTTCGCAAATCCGAAATACCGGCCCCCTTGCTGTTAAAAATACTTTTTTCAGCTGCGCTCACTCAACTGAGTATAGCGCTATATCATGTCCTGACGGGCCATTCTGTGCAGGGAGGAGCATATTTTTTGGGAGAACGTTCTTTTTCACTTTCCACACCGGGGATAGCAAAAGTAGCCATTTCAGGTGTAGAAGTACTTCGCGGGTACGGGACATTCTCTCACCCGAATTCTCTTGCCGGCTTCTACCTGCTGCTGTATGCTTTTGTCCTTTACGCTCCGAAATCGGCAGGCATCTGGAAGTACCTTTTTCTGGGAATATGTATGATGCTCATTGTCCTGTCTTTTTCAAAAGTAGCCATCCTGGGGGTACTTCTCCTGTCTGCATATTATGCCATCCGGAATCTCCAAAATTGCACGGTGTGTACACTCTCAAGAGTGACGGTACCGCTCGTACTGGCAATCATTATTTTCGGCACACAAGGGGATACGGAATCGTTGCAAAAACGCGTGTGGCTTACCGATTCAGCCGTAAAAATTATCACGTCATACCCGTGGACGGGAGCCGGTCTCGGGAACTACCTGTATGCACAGTCTGTATTCCCGATACCTTATACATATGTTTTTTTGCAGCCTGTTCATAATGTTTTTTTACTCCTTATAGCAGAGGCAGGCATACCCGTATTTTTTTTCATTTCTTATGTGTTTTTGCGGTATATAAAAGTGTATTTCAGTAATCCGCAAGTACACGCTGTACTCTTTGTGCTTCTGCTTACCGGTATGTTTGATCACTACTGGCTGACACTGCAGCAGAATTTTCTACTGCTCCCTGTCGTATTTGGACTTCTCCGAAAGCATGAACATGTGGTAAAATAG